One Sparus aurata chromosome 5, fSpaAur1.1, whole genome shotgun sequence genomic window carries:
- the fam81b gene encoding protein FAM81B isoform X2 → MTGGRDVSEGPHSSQEGTLAVLLEQAFRIKEEVAAGLQSTHGSIQVEALSRKLLENHILTITRIVKQLNVDIQALERQIAQRDSITSGTTMAVQSLDQKNMAFIGDLRGRVARCDASIAKLSADVSSGGLQLIGLQQEVAELRSAVDARLKELEVKLYYDLGRLEASLSELSKGQSSSMSDLNAQVKLLEAKMSDGLKEAKEQTESLRKWTEQQITSSVQRCTQQRDKMLEAASRLADRLGALEARVEKFETQLDRAGRSQADELKRSETKLNKRITSAQSSLDQELQLLKQDYHKGFLSVHDAIESLRQIGDIKSHLDKKRLQKDIRDICGKVAELNDV, encoded by the exons ATGACCGGAGG GCGTGATGTCTCAGAGGGTCCTCACAGCAGTCAGGAGGGGACGCTGGCTGTGCTGCTGGAGCAGGCTTTCAGGATCAAAGAGGAGGTGGCAGCGGGTCTGCAGTCCACCCACGGCTCGATCCAGGTTGAGGCGCTTTCCCGCAAGCTGCTGGAGAATCACATCCTGACCATCACGCGCATCGTCAAGCAGCTAAACGTGGACATACAG GCCCTGGAGAGACAGATTGCCCAGCGGGACTCCATCACCTCTGGAACCACAATGGCCGTTCAAAGCCTGGACCAGAAGAACATGGCATTCATCGGCGACCTGAGAGGGAGAGTAGCCAG GTGTGATGCCAGCATCGCTAAGCTAAGCGCTGACGTGAGCTCTGGGGGGCTGCAGCTGATTGGACTGCAGCAGGAGGTGGCAGAGCTCAGGTCAGCTGTGGATGCGCGCCTCAAGGAACTGGAAGTCAAG cttTATTATGACCTGGGAAGACTGGAGGCCTCATTGTCAGAGCTTTCCAAAGGTCAAAGCAGCTCCATGTCTGATCTGAATGCACAAGTTAAACTACTAGAAGCCAA GATGTCGGATGGACTGAAGGAAGCCAAAGAGCAGACAGAATCGCTGAGGAAGTGGACGGAACAACAAATCACCAGCTCAGTCCAGCGCTGCACACAACAACGGGACAAAATG TTAGAGGCGGCGTCCAGATTAGCTGACCGGCTAGGTGCTCTGGAGGCCCGTGTGGAGAAGTTTGAGACCCAGCTGGACCGGGCCGGCCGCAGTCAGGCAGATGAGCTGAAACGCTCTGAGACTAAACTCAACAAAAGAATAACCTCAGCGCAGAGCAGCCTTGATcaagagctgcagctgctcaaacAGGATTACCACAAAG GGTTCCTGTCTGTGCATGACGCCATTGAGTCCCTGAGGCAGATAGGCGACATCAAATCCCACCTTGACAAGAAGAGGCTTCAGAAGGATATCAGGGACATCTGCGGCAAAGTGGCAGAGCTCAATGATGTGTGA
- the fam81b gene encoding protein FAM81B isoform X1 gives MSEESKLQPYHSHTRRDVSEGPHSSQEGTLAVLLEQAFRIKEEVAAGLQSTHGSIQVEALSRKLLENHILTITRIVKQLNVDIQALERQIAQRDSITSGTTMAVQSLDQKNMAFIGDLRGRVARCDASIAKLSADVSSGGLQLIGLQQEVAELRSAVDARLKELEVKLYYDLGRLEASLSELSKGQSSSMSDLNAQVKLLEAKMSDGLKEAKEQTESLRKWTEQQITSSVQRCTQQRDKMLEAASRLADRLGALEARVEKFETQLDRAGRSQADELKRSETKLNKRITSAQSSLDQELQLLKQDYHKGFLSVHDAIESLRQIGDIKSHLDKKRLQKDIRDICGKVAELNDV, from the exons ATGTCGGAAGAGTCAAAGTTACAGCCCTATCACAGTCACACAAG GCGTGATGTCTCAGAGGGTCCTCACAGCAGTCAGGAGGGGACGCTGGCTGTGCTGCTGGAGCAGGCTTTCAGGATCAAAGAGGAGGTGGCAGCGGGTCTGCAGTCCACCCACGGCTCGATCCAGGTTGAGGCGCTTTCCCGCAAGCTGCTGGAGAATCACATCCTGACCATCACGCGCATCGTCAAGCAGCTAAACGTGGACATACAG GCCCTGGAGAGACAGATTGCCCAGCGGGACTCCATCACCTCTGGAACCACAATGGCCGTTCAAAGCCTGGACCAGAAGAACATGGCATTCATCGGCGACCTGAGAGGGAGAGTAGCCAG GTGTGATGCCAGCATCGCTAAGCTAAGCGCTGACGTGAGCTCTGGGGGGCTGCAGCTGATTGGACTGCAGCAGGAGGTGGCAGAGCTCAGGTCAGCTGTGGATGCGCGCCTCAAGGAACTGGAAGTCAAG cttTATTATGACCTGGGAAGACTGGAGGCCTCATTGTCAGAGCTTTCCAAAGGTCAAAGCAGCTCCATGTCTGATCTGAATGCACAAGTTAAACTACTAGAAGCCAA GATGTCGGATGGACTGAAGGAAGCCAAAGAGCAGACAGAATCGCTGAGGAAGTGGACGGAACAACAAATCACCAGCTCAGTCCAGCGCTGCACACAACAACGGGACAAAATG TTAGAGGCGGCGTCCAGATTAGCTGACCGGCTAGGTGCTCTGGAGGCCCGTGTGGAGAAGTTTGAGACCCAGCTGGACCGGGCCGGCCGCAGTCAGGCAGATGAGCTGAAACGCTCTGAGACTAAACTCAACAAAAGAATAACCTCAGCGCAGAGCAGCCTTGATcaagagctgcagctgctcaaacAGGATTACCACAAAG GGTTCCTGTCTGTGCATGACGCCATTGAGTCCCTGAGGCAGATAGGCGACATCAAATCCCACCTTGACAAGAAGAGGCTTCAGAAGGATATCAGGGACATCTGCGGCAAAGTGGCAGAGCTCAATGATGTGTGA
- the fam81b gene encoding protein FAM81B isoform X3, with protein sequence MSEESKLQPYHSHTRRDVSEGPHSSQEGTLAVLLEQAFRIKEEVAAGLQSTHGSIQVEALSRKLLENHILTITRIVKQLNVDIQALERQIAQRDSITSGTTMAVQSLDQKNMAFIGDLRGRVARMSDGLKEAKEQTESLRKWTEQQITSSVQRCTQQRDKMLEAASRLADRLGALEARVEKFETQLDRAGRSQADELKRSETKLNKRITSAQSSLDQELQLLKQDYHKGFLSVHDAIESLRQIGDIKSHLDKKRLQKDIRDICGKVAELNDV encoded by the exons ATGTCGGAAGAGTCAAAGTTACAGCCCTATCACAGTCACACAAG GCGTGATGTCTCAGAGGGTCCTCACAGCAGTCAGGAGGGGACGCTGGCTGTGCTGCTGGAGCAGGCTTTCAGGATCAAAGAGGAGGTGGCAGCGGGTCTGCAGTCCACCCACGGCTCGATCCAGGTTGAGGCGCTTTCCCGCAAGCTGCTGGAGAATCACATCCTGACCATCACGCGCATCGTCAAGCAGCTAAACGTGGACATACAG GCCCTGGAGAGACAGATTGCCCAGCGGGACTCCATCACCTCTGGAACCACAATGGCCGTTCAAAGCCTGGACCAGAAGAACATGGCATTCATCGGCGACCTGAGAGGGAGAGTAGCCAG GATGTCGGATGGACTGAAGGAAGCCAAAGAGCAGACAGAATCGCTGAGGAAGTGGACGGAACAACAAATCACCAGCTCAGTCCAGCGCTGCACACAACAACGGGACAAAATG TTAGAGGCGGCGTCCAGATTAGCTGACCGGCTAGGTGCTCTGGAGGCCCGTGTGGAGAAGTTTGAGACCCAGCTGGACCGGGCCGGCCGCAGTCAGGCAGATGAGCTGAAACGCTCTGAGACTAAACTCAACAAAAGAATAACCTCAGCGCAGAGCAGCCTTGATcaagagctgcagctgctcaaacAGGATTACCACAAAG GGTTCCTGTCTGTGCATGACGCCATTGAGTCCCTGAGGCAGATAGGCGACATCAAATCCCACCTTGACAAGAAGAGGCTTCAGAAGGATATCAGGGACATCTGCGGCAAAGTGGCAGAGCTCAATGATGTGTGA